DNA from Prevotella melaninogenica:
CTCTAACATCACAGCACCTGCACCATCACCGAAAAGTGGACAAGTTGCGCGATCACGATAATCAGTAATAGCTGACATCTTATCAGCACCAATAACAATGATACGCTTGTGACGACCACTTTGGATCATATTGCAGGCAACATCAAGTGCATACATGAAGCCACAACATGCAGCAGCTAAGTCAAATGCGAAGGCATTCTTCAATCCTAACTTTCCTAATACGATAGAAGCTGTTGAAGGATGCGGATAGTCAGGAGTCGATGTAGCAACAACAACAGCATCAATACTGTCTGGATCAGCACCTGTCTTTGTCATCAGGAGCTTTGCTGCCTTGCGGGCCATATAGGATGTACCGAGTCCCTCTTCGGTGAGGATTCGGCGTTCCTTGATACCTGTACGAGTGGTAATCCACTCATCGTTAGTATCAACCATGCGAGACAATTCCTCATTGTTGAGGACATAGTCTGGCACGTAACCTGCGACACCTGTTATAATCGCATTAATCTTACTCATGCTTACTCAGCTGTTTCCTTTACGACAGCAACCTTACCACGATAGTTACCACAAGTTGGGCAAACTGTGTGATAAACATAATAAGCACCACAGTTAGGGCATAAAGCCAATGTAGGAGCTACTGCCTTATCATGAGTTCTTCTCTTGAGTGTACGAGTCTTTGACTGTCTTCTTTTTGGATGTGCCATAATTCTTTAAACGTTTAATATTTTATTTTTTCAATTTTAATAGAGCTTCCCAGCGCGGATCCATCGCCTGCTCATCTTCCTCACCGCTTCGGGCGGCAGAATACTCCTCAAGAGCTCGTACCATAGCAGGGTTGCATTTTCCAGGTGCATGCACATGCTTGATAGGGATTGCGAGAGCTATGAATTCGTAGAGGTACCATGCAACATCGAGTATTCCTTCGTCCTCGGCCACCGTCACAAGGTCGTCCTCTTCTGAGTTTTCTTTTCCTAACTTAACTTCGAGACGTTGTGTTGTCTCTATTGGCTGCTCTACTGGGTCGAGACATATATCACACGGTACCATTACCGTACCTGCCTCATGGAAATCAAGGGTAAAGGAATCATCTCCTGTGCGCACAATATCAAGAGATATATGCACACGTCCTTGACTCACTTCAGGAGCGTCAACTGCCTTAAAGTAAGCGTCATCCAGGTCGAACTCAAGGTGATTTACACCTTCTTCCAGACCCTTCAAATCTATTTTAAGGGTTTCTAAGTCCATAATTGGGTTGCAAAGTTACGAATATTTTTCTGATTATAAGCAAATTATAAGTAAAAAAAGTGAGAACACCCTTTGTTAGAGGATTTATGCTCTATTTCTTCTACATAATATGAAATGGGGTCTTACATTGCACTATCATTAAAAAAATAAGGCATTGCTAAACGTGTTGAGCATATAAACAACGTTGTTTTCTTCACTCATCTGATGCTCTATTAGTAATAAAATCAGAAATATATGATTATAAAAGCTAAATTATTTTCACGTAAATAAATAATTTTCTTCATGAACGGAAATATTTATTTTCATGAAGAAAAATAATTATTCTCATGAAAAGAAATCCACCAAATTGACCTTTACGCTTTGCGAAGTTCTATGCGAAAAGTTGTCCCCTTCCCTACTTCCGAACTTTTCACATATATCTTACCATGATGATATTCCTCAACAATACGCTTTGCAAGACTCAAACCTAAGCCCCAACCTCGTTCCTTAGTAGTAAAGCCTGGACGAAAAACGTTTCTTATGTCTTTCTTTTTAATGCCCTTTCCTGTATCGCTCACCTCTACAATAGCGCGCTTGTCTGTCTCTTCTAAACGAAGTGTAATACTACCTATCTTTCCTCCCATCGCATCAACAGCATTCTTACAGAGGTTCTCAATTACCCACTCAAAGAGTGAGGCATTCATATTAATGATTATATCATCAGCTGGCAACTCCGTCTTCATCTCTATCTTCTTTGATGTACGACGGTCCATATAATCGACAACATGATTGAGAACATCATTAAGACTGGATGGGACTGGCTCTGGAACGGAACCAATCTTTGAGAAGCGATCAGCAATAAGCTGTAAACGTTTCACATCTTTATCCATTTCTGGTAGAAGTTCATCGTCGGGATATGTCTCCTTCAAAATTGTTGTCCATGCCATAAGCGAGGAGATAGGAGTACCTAACTGGTGTGCCGTTTCCTTACTTAATCCAACCCATACTTTGTTTTGTTCTGCACGCTTTGATGTCAATAAGGCGAAAATAGCTACAATAACAAATAACATAACAACACCTAATTGTACATAGGGATAAAGCGCAATACGCTTTAACATCAATGAATCATCATAGCATACATCTATATAATCATTATGATTCTTACTCAAAGAGATACGAATAACCTGACCTGAGGCTTTCAGTTGTTGACCCAAAGAAGTAACGTAATTAACGCTATCCTTTGTATTACGTGCTTTAATAACAATATTACGGTATTCTGTTACAACCCCGTTATTATCCAAAACAACAACAGGTATAGTGTGATTCTCATCTAACACCTTCAAAACAAGACTAAGATCGGTGTTCTCATCCGCAGCACTAAGCGATTTCATTGCTTCCGCCCATACTTGCATTTTACTCCTTTCCTGATCTGACAAATCATGAGTCAAAGAGTGAGAAACAAGTAAGGAAGCCACAGCAATAAGAATTGCTGCAACCACCAGAAATATCTTTACCTGACGAATTCTATCAGTCCACTGCATATAAAGATATAACGAAACGAAAAAAAAAATATTGTAAAGTATCAGCCCCTTATTACTTTATTAGCCAAATAAAACCTATTTGCCCAATAAAGTACTATTAGCCTTTGAGCGCTATTAGCCTTATCAGCCCAATTAGCCCAATATAATATTGCAGCTTCTGTCCTACCAACACTTCATCAACAACCAACACCCATCACCCAACAACAAAAAAGAGCCTTGAAGATTTCTCTTCAAGGCTCTCGTAAAAGAAGGCGGCCACCTACTCTCCCGCATTGCATTGCAGTACCATCGGCGCAAACGGGCTTAACTTCTCTGTTCGGAATGGGAAGAGGTGGGACCCCGCCGCAATAACCACCTGATATTTCTTTCGGATGACCAATTCACAGTAGAAAAGTTGACTAGATATTCGTCTTTATTCCTGTCTTCTTTCTGTCTTCTTATCAGTAAATCCGTTATTAAATAATGTCACGAGAACTAATAACTTGTTAACTCGTTAACTTATCAACTCGTCTACTGACTTGTCAGCCGTATAAGGTGACGTATTTCCACAAGCAAAACATATAGAACTTTTCTTCTTACGTTAGAAGAATACACAGCTCAAAGTCTGAGTCACTGGTCCCCGCACTCCAAAATTTGGAGGCGGGAGACCCGAAGAAAGTTTCGGGCAATTAGTAGTGCTCGGC
Protein-coding regions in this window:
- a CDS encoding beta-ketoacyl-ACP synthase III, yielding MSKINAIITGVAGYVPDYVLNNEELSRMVDTNDEWITTRTGIKERRILTEEGLGTSYMARKAAKLLMTKTGADPDSIDAVVVATSTPDYPHPSTASIVLGKLGLKNAFAFDLAAACCGFMYALDVACNMIQSGRHKRIIVIGADKMSAITDYRDRATCPLFGDGAGAVMLEGTTEEGVGMIDSYHRTDGKGLPFLHIKAGGSVCPSSSFTIDHRLHYTYQEGRTVFRYAVTAMGDDCAALLERNGLTQDDVDYVVCHQANLRIIEAVAKRIGVPMEKVLVNIQRYGNTSAACMPLVLWDFESQLKKGDNIIFTGFGAGFVNGASYFKWAYDGDAAAVKK
- the rpmF gene encoding 50S ribosomal protein L32; this encodes MAHPKRRQSKTRTLKRRTHDKAVAPTLALCPNCGAYYVYHTVCPTCGNYRGKVAVVKETAE
- a CDS encoding YceD family protein, yielding MDLETLKIDLKGLEEGVNHLEFDLDDAYFKAVDAPEVSQGRVHISLDIVRTGDDSFTLDFHEAGTVMVPCDICLDPVEQPIETTQRLEVKLGKENSEEDDLVTVAEDEGILDVAWYLYEFIALAIPIKHVHAPGKCNPAMVRALEEYSAARSGEEDEQAMDPRWEALLKLKK
- a CDS encoding sensor histidine kinase, with product MQWTDRIRQVKIFLVVAAILIAVASLLVSHSLTHDLSDQERSKMQVWAEAMKSLSAADENTDLSLVLKVLDENHTIPVVVLDNNGVVTEYRNIVIKARNTKDSVNYVTSLGQQLKASGQVIRISLSKNHNDYIDVCYDDSLMLKRIALYPYVQLGVVMLFVIVAIFALLTSKRAEQNKVWVGLSKETAHQLGTPISSLMAWTTILKETYPDDELLPEMDKDVKRLQLIADRFSKIGSVPEPVPSSLNDVLNHVVDYMDRRTSKKIEMKTELPADDIIINMNASLFEWVIENLCKNAVDAMGGKIGSITLRLEETDKRAIVEVSDTGKGIKKKDIRNVFRPGFTTKERGWGLGLSLAKRIVEEYHHGKIYVKSSEVGKGTTFRIELRKA